Proteins encoded together in one Bacteroidales bacterium window:
- a CDS encoding inositol monophosphatase: protein MLNYKNICNQVKEISIKTGDFIRNEKGKINRDNIQTKSLHSYVTYVDKNAEQIIVDKLKEILPEAGFITEEETETIESDTFNWIVDPLDGTTNFIHGLEPFSVSIALEEKGKIVIGVVYEVGKDECFYAYKDSPAFLNGKEIKVSTNKTLADSLIATGFPYYDYSKNSAILKSLEYFMKNTRGIRRLGSAATDLAYVACGRFDAFYEYSLNVWDVAAGAFIVQQAGGRVADFNKGDNYLFGREMVATNSFVYKEFSDIIQKFLG, encoded by the coding sequence ATGCTCAATTATAAGAATATTTGTAATCAAGTTAAAGAAATTTCAATAAAAACCGGAGATTTCATTCGAAACGAAAAAGGGAAAATCAACCGGGATAATATTCAAACAAAAAGTTTACATTCTTATGTGACTTATGTTGATAAAAATGCAGAACAGATAATTGTTGATAAGTTAAAAGAAATTTTACCCGAAGCCGGTTTTATTACCGAAGAAGAAACTGAAACTATAGAATCAGATACTTTCAATTGGATTGTTGATCCTTTGGACGGCACAACAAATTTTATTCATGGTTTAGAGCCTTTTTCCGTCAGTATTGCTTTGGAAGAAAAAGGTAAAATAGTTATCGGTGTAGTTTATGAAGTAGGTAAAGACGAATGTTTTTATGCCTATAAAGATTCTCCGGCTTTTCTTAACGGCAAAGAAATAAAAGTTTCTACAAACAAAACTCTTGCAGATTCTTTAATTGCAACAGGATTTCCTTATTACGATTATTCAAAGAACTCTGCAATATTAAAAAGCCTGGAATACTTCATGAAAAACACACGAGGAATAAGAAGATTAGGCTCGGCTGCAACAGATTTAGCTTATGTTGCTTGCGGACGATTTGATGCTTTTTACGAATACAGCCTAAACGTATGGGATGTTGCGGCAGGAGCTTTTATTGTTCAACAAGCAGGAGGGAGAGTTGCAGATTTTAATAAAGGAGATAATTATTTGTTCGGCAGGGAAATGGTTGCAACAAACAGTTTTGTGTATAAAGAGTTTTCAGACATAATTCAAAAGTTCTTAGGATAA
- the gdhA gene encoding NADP-specific glutamate dehydrogenase, whose product MNQNVKQFMDGVIAKNRCETEFHQAVEEVVESVLPFIEENPKYKEAKILERMTEPERVIMFRVPWTDDSGEIHINKGYRVEMNSAIGPYKGGLRFHPTVYLGLLKFLAFEQVFKNSLTTLPMGGGKGGSDFDPKGKTDSEVMRFCQSFMTELQRHIGPNTDVPAGDIGVGGREIGFMYGQYKRLRNEFTGVLTGKGIEWGGSLIRPEATGYGTVYFAEEMLKVKDDSLKGKTVTISGSGNVAQYATEKCIELGAKVVTLSDSKGFIHDPEGIDTAKLDFVLDLKNVKRGRIKEYADKYGCEYHEGKRPWSIKCDVALPCATQNEVNKEEAETLIKNGCFVVAEGANMPSEPEAIEVYQKNKILYAPGKAANAGGVAVSGLEMSQNSMRYNWTREEVDAKLHQIMKDIHTTCVKHGKDGDYVDYVKGANIGGFVKVADAMLAQGLV is encoded by the coding sequence ATGAATCAAAATGTAAAACAATTTATGGACGGCGTTATCGCTAAAAACAGATGCGAAACTGAATTCCATCAAGCTGTAGAAGAAGTCGTAGAGTCGGTACTTCCTTTTATTGAAGAGAACCCGAAATATAAAGAAGCAAAAATCCTTGAAAGAATGACGGAGCCGGAAAGAGTTATTATGTTCAGAGTTCCATGGACAGACGACAGCGGCGAGATTCATATTAATAAAGGTTACAGAGTTGAGATGAACAGTGCAATAGGACCGTATAAAGGAGGCTTACGCTTTCACCCTACTGTTTATTTAGGTCTTTTAAAATTTTTAGCTTTTGAACAAGTATTTAAAAATAGTTTAACAACTTTACCTATGGGCGGCGGTAAAGGCGGTTCTGATTTTGACCCTAAAGGTAAAACAGATTCTGAAGTTATGCGTTTTTGTCAAAGTTTTATGACAGAACTTCAACGACACATAGGGCCTAATACTGATGTTCCCGCAGGAGATATAGGAGTAGGAGGACGTGAAATAGGTTTTATGTACGGACAATATAAAAGATTAAGAAACGAATTTACCGGTGTTCTTACAGGTAAAGGAATAGAGTGGGGCGGTTCATTAATTCGTCCGGAAGCAACAGGATACGGAACTGTTTATTTTGCTGAAGAAATGCTTAAAGTAAAAGACGACAGCTTAAAAGGAAAAACTGTCACTATTTCAGGTTCAGGTAATGTTGCTCAGTATGCAACTGAGAAATGTATTGAATTAGGTGCAAAAGTTGTTACATTGTCAGATTCAAAAGGATTTATTCATGATCCTGAGGGAATTGATACTGCAAAATTAGACTTTGTTCTTGACCTCAAAAATGTTAAAAGAGGAAGAATTAAAGAATATGCAGATAAATACGGATGTGAATATCATGAAGGCAAACGGCCTTGGAGTATTAAATGTGATGTTGCTCTTCCTTGTGCTACCCAAAATGAAGTTAATAAAGAAGAAGCGGAAACACTGATTAAAAACGGATGTTTTGTTGTTGCGGAAGGTGCTAACATGCCTTCAGAGCCGGAAGCAATTGAAGTTTACCAAAAAAATAAAATACTTTATGCACCGGGTAAAGCTGCAAATGCTGGCGGTGTTGCTGTTTCAGGTCTTGAAATGTCTCAAAATTCTATGCGTTACAACTGGACAAGAGAAGAAGTTGATGCAAAACTTCATCAAATTATGAAAGATATTCACACAACTTGCGTTAAACACGGTAAAGACGGTGATTATGTTGATTACGTTAAAGGTGCAAATATAGGCGGCTTTGTTAAAGTTGCAGATGCAATGTTAGCACAAGGATTAGTATAA
- a CDS encoding DUF1573 domain-containing protein — protein sequence MKLQRLLMLSVAIFAFSFMGYGQVEPAEAPMFGNVRGGNAAFSHNFGDISGTTESYNFKIANKGATTMHITDIKIPEKVGVTVIDMHIKKGKEGVIIVNIDPTIKEKGKFAERIVITTQQKEPNIVTTKEITFVVAGEVK from the coding sequence ATGAAATTACAGAGATTACTTATGTTGTCAGTTGCCATATTTGCTTTTTCATTTATGGGATACGGACAAGTTGAACCCGCAGAAGCTCCTATGTTCGGAAATGTAAGAGGCGGAAATGCTGCTTTCAGTCATAACTTTGGTGACATAAGCGGAACTACTGAGTCTTACAATTTTAAAATTGCTAACAAAGGTGCTACGACTATGCACATTACCGACATCAAAATTCCTGAAAAAGTAGGCGTAACAGTTATTGATATGCACATTAAAAAAGGAAAAGAAGGTGTAATTATCGTAAACATTGACCCTACTATTAAAGAAAAAGGAAAATTTGCAGAAAGAATAGTAATTACGACTCAACAAAAAGAGCCGAATATTGTTACGACTAAAGAAATTACATTTGTAGTAGCAGGCGAAGTAAAATAA
- a CDS encoding Smr/MutS family protein, which yields MSKIYPKDFEIKTEFTKIRELIKSQCLSHAGKAKVEEMSFLTDVNTIQYLLNLTFEFKHIVQFKDNFPVSYFIDTKSYFEKTQNIGTFFSANELFDIIRSLTTIKSIVNFFKNDEENNYTTLKRLSKEVSLFPFVISRISSILDKYGEIKNNASPELAKIRNDLSKKQSSVSQTIQRIFRKEIAAGNVEKDSEVTVRENKLLIPVEAKNKRKIKGIIYDESATGKTSYIEPIEVVTLNNEIRELEFAEKREIRKILTEITDELRPYFDDLKQSYDFMATIDFIRAKAIFAISINAEKPKLSNQNKIEFLNAVHPLLFIAYKNTNKKVIPSDFNLNEEQRILIISGPNAGGKSVSLKTVAILQYMLQCGLLIPVKSISVTGIFNNIFIDIGDEQSIENDLSTYSSHLKNMKVFTENSDKETLILIDEFGTGTEPMLGGAIAEAVLESIHKSNAKGIITTHYTNIKHFADNNEGIINAAMLYDNDNMRPLYKMEIGKPGSSFAFEIAEKTGLNQNILKNAQSKVDKNQIDFEKALKQTQSEKRKLKQSKRKIRITESKLTETLEKYEEELEKLLYKKKEVLKNAKAEAEEILNSANKKIEKTILEIKRKNAEKEQTKALRKELNEYIKTEKEKQRISDEKIHEKIEKIKQKKTKRNKMQNIVGEKMQKKEEIQQGDFVKITGTNTIAEVLSVKKNKAIVISNNIQLTVDKNKLELTTQKKQKSIKTSVKVIRTNEQNAEDFFDRLDIRGKRAEDALHTVSRYLDDAIVNQTRHLKILHGTGNGILREVIRDYLRSQDIVKDYKDERLEAGGSGITLIELDL from the coding sequence ATGAGCAAGATATACCCGAAAGATTTTGAAATAAAAACCGAGTTTACTAAAATACGTGAACTTATTAAAAGTCAATGCCTCAGCCATGCCGGAAAAGCAAAAGTTGAAGAGATGAGTTTTTTAACTGATGTTAATACAATACAATATCTTTTAAACCTAACTTTTGAATTTAAACACATTGTTCAATTTAAAGATAACTTCCCGGTAAGCTATTTTATTGATACAAAATCATATTTTGAGAAAACGCAAAACATAGGAACTTTTTTTTCTGCAAATGAATTATTTGATATTATACGCTCATTAACAACCATAAAATCAATCGTTAATTTCTTTAAAAACGATGAAGAAAATAATTACACTACTTTAAAAAGGTTAAGCAAAGAGGTCTCATTGTTCCCGTTTGTTATAAGCAGAATAAGCTCAATATTAGACAAATACGGAGAGATAAAGAACAATGCATCACCTGAACTTGCAAAAATCAGAAATGATTTGTCAAAAAAACAATCAAGCGTTTCACAAACAATTCAAAGAATTTTCAGAAAAGAAATTGCTGCCGGAAATGTTGAAAAGGATTCCGAAGTTACCGTGCGGGAAAATAAATTATTAATCCCTGTCGAAGCAAAAAACAAACGAAAAATAAAAGGAATTATTTATGACGAATCCGCAACGGGTAAAACATCATATATTGAGCCTATTGAGGTTGTTACGCTTAATAACGAAATCAGAGAACTTGAATTTGCGGAAAAACGAGAAATCAGGAAAATATTAACGGAAATAACCGATGAACTGAGACCTTATTTCGATGATTTAAAGCAATCATACGATTTTATGGCAACTATTGATTTCATAAGAGCAAAGGCAATTTTTGCAATTAGTATAAATGCCGAAAAACCGAAATTAAGCAATCAAAATAAAATTGAATTTTTAAATGCCGTGCATCCTCTTTTGTTTATTGCATACAAAAACACTAATAAAAAAGTCATTCCTTCAGATTTCAATTTAAATGAAGAACAAAGAATTTTAATTATTTCAGGACCTAATGCAGGCGGTAAATCAGTAAGTTTAAAAACTGTTGCAATTTTACAATATATGTTGCAATGCGGTTTGCTGATTCCCGTAAAAAGTATTTCCGTAACCGGAATTTTTAACAATATATTCATTGACATAGGCGATGAGCAATCAATTGAAAATGACCTGAGTACATACAGTTCGCATTTAAAAAACATGAAGGTTTTTACAGAAAATTCCGATAAGGAAACTTTAATTTTAATTGATGAATTCGGAACGGGAACCGAACCTATGCTCGGGGGGGCTATTGCAGAAGCCGTTTTGGAAAGTATTCATAAAAGCAATGCAAAAGGTATCATTACTACGCATTATACAAATATTAAGCATTTTGCCGATAATAACGAAGGAATTATAAATGCCGCAATGTTATACGACAATGATAATATGCGTCCGCTGTATAAAATGGAAATCGGGAAACCTGGAAGTTCATTTGCTTTTGAAATTGCCGAAAAAACAGGTTTAAACCAAAATATTCTTAAAAATGCACAATCAAAAGTAGATAAAAACCAAATTGATTTTGAAAAAGCCTTAAAACAAACCCAAAGCGAAAAGCGAAAACTTAAACAAAGCAAACGAAAAATCAGAATAACCGAAAGTAAACTTACCGAAACTCTTGAAAAATATGAAGAAGAATTAGAAAAGTTGCTTTATAAAAAGAAAGAAGTTCTTAAAAATGCAAAAGCAGAAGCGGAAGAAATTTTAAATTCAGCAAATAAAAAGATAGAAAAAACAATACTTGAAATAAAACGAAAAAATGCTGAAAAAGAACAAACAAAGGCATTAAGAAAAGAATTGAACGAATATATAAAAACAGAAAAGGAAAAACAGCGAATTAGTGATGAAAAAATACATGAAAAAATCGAAAAAATAAAACAGAAAAAGACAAAAAGAAACAAAATGCAAAATATTGTCGGAGAGAAGATGCAAAAAAAGGAAGAAATACAACAAGGTGATTTTGTGAAGATTACAGGGACTAATACAATTGCAGAAGTTTTATCCGTCAAAAAAAATAAAGCAATAGTAATAAGTAATAATATACAATTAACTGTTGATAAAAATAAGCTGGAATTAACAACACAAAAAAAGCAAAAATCAATAAAAACAAGCGTAAAAGTTATAAGAACAAATGAACAGAATGCCGAAGATTTTTTTGATCGACTTGACATAAGAGGCAAACGTGCAGAAGATGCCTTGCACACAGTTTCTCGATATTTAGACGATGCAATTGTAAATCAAACACGACATTTGAAAATTCTGCACGGTACAGGCAACGGAATTTTAAGAGAAGTTATAAGAGATTATTTACGTTCACAGGATATTGTAAAAGACTACAAAGACGAAAGGCTTGAAGCCGGCGGCTCGGGAATTACTTTGATTGAGTTGGATTTATAA
- a CDS encoding low specificity L-threonine aldolase produces MTDFRSDTVTKPTKEMRAAMLNAEVGDDVLQEDPTVNKLEHLAAKKLEKEAALFVPSGTFGNQLAILTHTKRGDEIIVKDDTHVVQHEVGASAVIAGVQLRTVNVEKSYMVWDDISKYIRSGYDIHQPETGMLELQNSLGNGDVMPLEDMKLIYNNLKDLDIPVHLDGARIFNAAEYLKVEAAEIAQYCDSVMFCLSKGLGAPVGSMLVGTKDFIFKARKNRKLMGGGMRQVGILAAPGIIALEEMTKRLHIDYSNAKRIAKEFAEYDIFDINPDEIKTNIFFLKFSTKDKSVLQKFYNLLIENGILVYPPRNGGIRFVLHYDVKECDIDKFIKLLPSLVKQMGKLSTS; encoded by the coding sequence ATGACAGATTTCAGATCAGATACCGTTACAAAACCGACAAAAGAAATGAGAGCGGCAATGTTAAATGCCGAAGTCGGGGATGATGTTTTGCAAGAAGACCCCACGGTTAATAAATTAGAACATCTGGCTGCAAAAAAGCTCGAAAAAGAAGCAGCATTATTTGTTCCTTCCGGAACTTTCGGAAATCAGCTTGCAATATTAACACACACAAAAAGAGGAGATGAAATAATAGTAAAGGACGATACGCATGTTGTTCAACATGAGGTTGGTGCATCTGCCGTTATTGCAGGGGTTCAACTGAGAACAGTAAATGTTGAAAAAAGCTATATGGTTTGGGATGATATTTCAAAATATATAAGAAGCGGTTATGATATTCATCAACCCGAAACGGGAATGCTTGAATTACAAAACTCATTGGGAAACGGTGATGTTATGCCTTTGGAAGATATGAAACTAATATATAATAATCTAAAAGATTTGGATATTCCTGTTCATCTTGACGGAGCAAGAATTTTTAATGCTGCCGAATATTTAAAAGTTGAAGCAGCCGAAATTGCACAATATTGTGATTCTGTTATGTTTTGTTTATCAAAAGGTTTAGGTGCTCCGGTAGGCTCTATGTTGGTCGGAACAAAAGATTTTATTTTTAAAGCAAGAAAAAACAGAAAATTAATGGGAGGCGGAATGCGACAAGTCGGTATTTTAGCCGCTCCCGGAATTATTGCTTTGGAAGAAATGACTAAACGATTACATATTGATTATTCTAATGCAAAACGTATTGCAAAAGAATTTGCTGAATATGACATATTTGATATTAACCCTGATGAAATTAAAACTAACATCTTCTTTTTAAAATTCAGCACAAAAGATAAATCTGTTCTGCAAAAATTTTATAATTTATTGATTGAAAATGGCATTTTAGTTTATCCGCCGAGAAACGGAGGAATCCGTTTTGTTTTGCACTACGATGTTAAAGAATGTGATATTGATAAGTTTATTAAGTTGTTACCTTCACTTGTGAAACAAATGGGGAAATTATCAACATCCTAA
- a CDS encoding phospholipase D-like domain-containing protein, with amino-acid sequence MTKIYFSPGHDCLNAITDVLKNAKRSANICVFTISDNRIVDAIKDMQLNGVNIKIISDNDKRYDKGNDIDYIASRLGIDVKLDTTSAHMHHKFAVIDDEITITGSYNWTRSAETRNYENILVTDSKDVAKTYNKEFNKLWQITEQI; translated from the coding sequence ATGACAAAAATATATTTCAGCCCCGGACATGACTGCCTTAATGCAATAACAGATGTTCTGAAAAATGCAAAACGTTCTGCAAATATTTGTGTTTTTACGATAAGCGATAATCGAATTGTTGATGCAATTAAAGATATGCAACTTAACGGTGTAAATATTAAAATTATTTCTGACAACGATAAACGTTATGATAAAGGCAATGATATTGACTATATTGCATCAAGATTAGGGATTGATGTAAAGTTAGATACAACTTCTGCACATATGCATCATAAATTTGCAGTAATTGACGATGAAATAACAATTACCGGAAGTTATAACTGGACACGCAGTGCAGAAACAAGGAATTATGAAAATATTTTAGTTACCGACAGCAAAGATGTTGCAAAAACTTACAACAAAGAATTTAATAAACTTTGGCAAATAACCGAGCAAATATGA
- a CDS encoding GlmU family protein — MNTILFDKLNRQNLLPLTFTKPVSELRVGILKIKEKWEYYLRKSVSNLTEEYLKIKFPVKTEGENLLINASIIPNKNIINEIKKLEPGQLLIKKSVIVAIISKDSGTEKFDFNNIEGFKHIEATSDFTQISYPWDIFKNNEEEIRNDFQILTEGRTSQKLSNNVNALEKENIFLEEGAKVEFATLNPNGGYIYIGKDAEIMDGSVVRGSFALCKNSSLKIGAKIYGATTIGPYSKVGGEVNNSVIQGYSNKGHDGFLGNSVIGEWCNLGADTNNSNLKNNYAEVKLWNYKKKGFVRSGLQFCGLIMGDHSKCGINTMFNTGTVVGVSANIFGSGFLRNFIPSFSWGGASGFTTYKLNKVFETAKLVMERRGIELDDTEKTILEEIFKQTEEFRAK, encoded by the coding sequence ATGAATACTATTTTATTTGATAAACTTAACAGACAAAATCTTCTTCCTTTAACTTTTACAAAACCTGTATCGGAATTAAGAGTAGGAATATTAAAAATTAAAGAAAAATGGGAATATTATTTGAGAAAATCGGTTTCAAATTTAACGGAAGAATACCTAAAAATAAAATTCCCGGTTAAAACAGAAGGTGAAAATTTATTAATAAATGCTTCAATTATTCCGAATAAAAATATTATTAATGAAATAAAAAAATTAGAACCGGGTCAATTATTAATAAAAAAATCAGTTATTGTCGCAATAATCTCAAAAGATTCCGGAACAGAAAAATTTGATTTTAACAATATTGAAGGTTTTAAGCACATTGAAGCAACTTCCGATTTTACACAAATTAGTTATCCCTGGGATATTTTTAAAAACAATGAGGAAGAAATAAGAAATGATTTTCAGATACTTACCGAAGGAAGAACTTCTCAGAAGTTAAGCAATAATGTAAATGCTCTTGAAAAAGAAAATATCTTTTTAGAAGAAGGTGCAAAAGTTGAATTTGCAACATTAAACCCGAACGGAGGATATATTTATATAGGAAAAGACGCTGAGATAATGGACGGCTCAGTTGTAAGAGGCTCTTTTGCTTTATGCAAAAATTCAAGTTTGAAAATTGGAGCAAAGATTTACGGAGCAACAACAATAGGACCTTATTCAAAAGTTGGCGGAGAAGTAAATAACTCTGTTATTCAGGGTTATTCAAATAAAGGGCATGACGGTTTTCTCGGAAATTCTGTTATAGGAGAATGGTGCAATCTCGGTGCCGATACTAACAATTCAAATTTGAAAAATAATTATGCCGAAGTTAAACTTTGGAATTATAAAAAGAAAGGTTTTGTAAGGTCCGGTTTACAATTTTGCGGTTTAATAATGGGCGACCATTCCAAATGCGGAATAAATACAATGTTTAATACAGGAACAGTTGTAGGTGTCAGTGCAAATATTTTCGGAAGCGGATTTCTTCGTAATTTTATTCCGTCATTTTCTTGGGGCGGTGCATCCGGTTTTACGACTTATAAATTGAATAAAGTATTTGAAACAGCAAAACTTGTAATGGAGCGAAGAGGAATTGAACTTGACGATACAGAAAAAACAATTTTAGAAGAAATTTTTAAACAAACTGAGGAATTCAGAGCAAAATAA
- a CDS encoding type B 50S ribosomal protein L31, giving the protein MKKDIHPNNYRDVVFKDMSNDEITITKSTVNTKETIELDGKEYPLFKMEISSSSHPFYTGKMKFVDSAGRVDKFNQRYKKKTK; this is encoded by the coding sequence ATGAAAAAAGATATACATCCTAACAATTACAGAGACGTTGTTTTTAAAGACATGTCAAATGATGAGATAACAATTACAAAATCAACTGTTAATACAAAAGAAACAATTGAGCTTGACGGAAAAGAATATCCACTTTTTAAAATGGAGATTTCAAGCAGTTCTCATCCTTTTTATACAGGTAAAATGAAATTTGTTGATTCAGCAGGTCGTGTTGATAAATTTAATCAACGATACAAAAAGAAAACGAAATAA
- the nadE gene encoding NAD(+) synthase — translation MIKDYESAINNIQSELKEYLVKSKLKSLILGVSGGIDSALTAALARPVCDGLNIKLFCRSITISTNKPDEIKRAELIGKAFGHDFKEVNLSDTFDNIITGIVEDFETTDKTEHSYKIRQGNVKARMRMMYLYELAAKHRGMVLSTDNYTELLLGFWTLHGDVGDYGMIQNIWKTEVYAMSAYLVKVLKNKEQANSLDACIDAVPTDGLGITNSDLDQIGASSYQEVDEILIEYLKNTDNENILNHKVVQRKIASEFKRNNPFNIPRKKITDKPYFLNN, via the coding sequence ATGATTAAGGACTATGAAAGTGCAATAAATAATATTCAAAGTGAATTAAAAGAATATTTAGTAAAAAGCAAATTGAAATCTTTAATTTTAGGAGTTTCGGGAGGAATTGACAGTGCTCTGACTGCTGCTTTGGCTCGCCCTGTTTGCGATGGGCTGAATATAAAGTTGTTTTGCAGAAGTATTACAATTTCAACCAATAAACCTGATGAAATCAAAAGGGCTGAACTTATCGGAAAAGCATTCGGACATGATTTTAAAGAAGTAAACTTATCTGATACATTTGATAATATTATTACGGGAATTGTTGAAGATTTTGAAACAACAGATAAAACAGAACACAGCTACAAAATAAGACAAGGAAATGTAAAAGCAAGAATGAGAATGATGTATTTATATGAACTCGCTGCAAAGCACAGAGGAATGGTTCTTTCAACAGATAATTATACTGAATTATTACTCGGATTTTGGACTTTACACGGCGATGTAGGTGATTACGGAATGATTCAAAACATCTGGAAAACAGAAGTTTATGCAATGTCTGCATATTTAGTGAAAGTTCTTAAAAATAAAGAACAGGCAAATTCGCTTGATGCTTGTATTGATGCAGTTCCGACAGACGGCTTGGGAATCACAAACAGTGATTTAGACCAAATAGGGGCATCATCTTATCAAGAAGTTGATGAAATATTAATTGAATATTTAAAAAATACTGATAACGAAAATATATTAAATCATAAAGTTGTTCAACGAAAAATTGCTTCTGAATTTAAAAGGAATAACCCTTTTAATATTCCTCGAAAAAAAATTACTGATAAGCCTTATTTTTTAAATAATTAA
- a CDS encoding GAF domain-containing protein: MIKKILTNTGVQLLSLISILILSTAFIIFYIGINVNTLSDINTFYENLNQFTIVSVQLKDDLSFFKTEKHTDDFFETSTDESTKNVYNTKNDLSEINRKLKEYKSAERYEVLPHFNLNETLLSEYSEKFNLLIKNTVETGNVKYGYLQKLNYEESRINDIVSETEDIYFEFNDIKSLKQQYFLSLKPNIADEFIIKQQELIRKIKQNDNESSYDTNKRLIIDALAEYLNYFKQIVRLHQIAGTSYYGGLYNELDMLSEEMIINISDAAQISKNHIRQDYRQYKQVLVLFIGIYIVVILLILFLLYKYLKKGFVDIKNKVNKLVFEDNSLPFFKTEKFFNNVLNMLRTHESDLGIKKEVVENLTLGKIEHSYTFNEKDLLGQSIVNLQNTMIENKKNAQIEEEKRKIEDKHKEGTAKFGRILRRHVGDIDSLSYELISELVNFIDAEIGGIYVIDKQKGKTVLRLRASYAYNEKKMIQKEIELGEGLIGTCAVDKSTFHIDKVDDDYIKVVSGFGHTKPTSIIISPILVDEDVYGVIELAAMRMFNEDDIRFIEVLAEDIAYTLSYLLSLETPK; the protein is encoded by the coding sequence ATGATAAAAAAAATATTAACAAATACCGGAGTTCAACTTTTAAGTTTAATTTCAATACTTATTCTTTCCACCGCTTTTATTATATTTTACATTGGGATAAATGTAAATACATTAAGTGATATTAATACTTTTTACGAAAATTTAAATCAATTTACTATTGTTTCGGTGCAACTTAAAGATGACTTGAGTTTCTTCAAAACGGAAAAACATACTGATGACTTTTTTGAAACAAGTACCGATGAAAGTACCAAAAACGTCTATAACACAAAAAATGACTTGTCAGAAATTAATCGTAAACTAAAAGAATATAAAAGTGCAGAAAGATATGAAGTGTTGCCTCATTTTAATTTGAATGAAACTTTGTTAAGCGAGTATAGTGAAAAGTTTAATTTATTAATAAAGAATACCGTTGAAACAGGAAATGTCAAATATGGTTACTTACAAAAATTAAATTATGAAGAAAGTCGTATTAATGATATTGTCAGCGAAACAGAAGATATTTATTTTGAATTTAATGACATTAAATCTTTAAAGCAACAATACTTTTTATCATTAAAACCGAATATTGCTGACGAATTTATAATAAAACAACAGGAACTGATTAGGAAAATAAAACAAAATGATAACGAAAGCAGTTATGATACGAATAAACGATTAATTATTGATGCATTAGCTGAGTATTTAAATTACTTCAAACAAATAGTCAGACTTCATCAAATTGCAGGAACTTCATATTACGGAGGCTTATATAATGAGCTTGATATGTTGTCGGAAGAAATGATTATTAATATTTCGGATGCGGCTCAAATTTCCAAAAACCATATACGACAGGATTACAGGCAATATAAACAAGTTCTTGTTTTATTTATCGGTATTTATATTGTTGTAATTTTACTGATTTTATTTCTATTATATAAATATTTGAAAAAAGGCTTTGTTGATATTAAAAACAAAGTTAATAAGCTTGTTTTTGAGGATAATAGTTTGCCCTTCTTTAAAACAGAAAAGTTCTTTAATAACGTGCTAAATATGCTAAGAACCCATGAATCAGATTTAGGAATAAAAAAAGAAGTGGTAGAAAATTTAACTTTAGGAAAGATAGAACATTCTTATACATTTAACGAGAAGGACTTATTAGGTCAATCTATTGTAAACCTTCAAAATACAATGATTGAGAATAAGAAAAATGCCCAAATAGAAGAAGAAAAACGAAAAATTGAAGATAAACACAAAGAAGGAACTGCAAAATTCGGGCGTATTTTAAGAAGACATGTCGGAGATATTGATTCGCTTTCTTATGAGTTAATTTCTGAATTAGTAAATTTTATTGATGCCGAAATCGGAGGAATATATGTAATTGATAAACAAAAAGGTAAAACTGTTTTAAGATTACGAGCTTCTTATGCCTACAATGAAAAGAAGATGATTCAAAAAGAAATTGAACTCGGTGAAGGCTTAATAGGAACTTGTGCAGTTGACAAATCTACTTTTCATATTGATAAAGTTGACGATGATTATATTAAAGTTGTTTCAGGTTTCGGACACACAAAACCTACAAGTATTATTATAAGCCCAATTTTGGTTGATGAAGATGTTTACGGAGTTATTGAACTTGCTGCTATGAGAATGTTTAACGAAGATGATATCAGGTTTATTGAAGTATTGGCAGAAGATATTGCTTATACATTATCATACTTATTGTCGCTTGAAACACCTAAATAA